A genome region from Littorina saxatilis isolate snail1 linkage group LG16, US_GU_Lsax_2.0, whole genome shotgun sequence includes the following:
- the LOC138951441 gene encoding G-protein coupled receptor GRL101-like, which translates to MGPNESCPTTHYRCPGEMNYCLPVYTRCNGFYDCLGREDEEGCEEVTCPGYYRCRASSVCVHPDHLCDGWPQCPQHDDELLCGLACPEGCRCQGHAFICLGSFFAMTFTSLRYLDAHTSGMTLSDLSANVYLVHLSLARCGVTHLSAVQLPNLQYMDLSHNGIDAVNMTAFLAMPNLKALVLADNPLTDLHSTPSKAQSTILKKVDLSKTSLEMFESNAFSNFRALQHLNLSHTNIHTIGNGGFSFIRALRSVDLTGSPVTYFTPDLFQGLTSLERVISPNYRLCCKRLLPETFDVQQCFAPQNEISSCEDLLRSEAYRGCLWLISLMSVVGNSLSFIMRTCVLRAVSKSGFNVFVTHLSLADLLMGVNMAIVGTADGLSRGSYLFYEATWTKSPGCRVAGCLSLLSSEVSALLILLITLDRFVVIRFPFSQFRFGKNSASAACLATWVIGLVLTTVPLLPATSHWQFYSQTGICIPLPVTRQEFQGRSYSVGVVIVLNFILFVLVAAGQAAIYRSVQQNAMTTSETSFKSRDLTVARRLITVAVTDFLCWFPIGLCGLLALVGVPIPGEVNVAMAVLVLPLNSALNPFLYTLNMMAEKRRRLNEEKLLKLLESSLQCTDVLPE; encoded by the coding sequence TTCTACGACTGTCTGGGCCGCGAGGACGAAGAGGGCTGCGAGGAGGTGACGTGTCCGGGTTACTACCGCTGTCGTGCTTCCAGCGTGTGTGTGCACCCTGACCACCTGTGTGACGGCTGGCCCCAGTGTCCGCAGCATGACGACGAGCTGCTGTGCGGCTTGGCCTGTCCTGAGGGATGTCGGTGTCAGGGCCACGCCTTCATCTGTTTGGGGTCTTTCTTTGCCATGACATTTACCAGTCTTCGTTATCTGGACGCGCATACTTCTGGCATGACGCTGTCCGATTTAAGCGCTAACGTCTACCTCGTACATCTCAGTTTGGCTCGATGTGGAGTGACCCATCTTTCTGCTGTTCAACTTCCCAACCTTCAGTACATGGACTTGAGTCACAACGGCATTGACGCTGTCAACATGACTGCTTTTCTGGCCATGCCCAACCTGAAAGCTCTTGTACTGGCTGACAACCCTCTAACAGATCTGCACAGTACTCCATCAAAGGCGCAATCCACGATTCTCAAGAAAGTCGATCTTTCCAAAACCTCGCTTGAAATGTTCGAAAGCAATGCCTTCTCCAACTTTCGGGCACTGCAGCACTTAAACCTGTcccacacaaatatacacacgaTCGGCAACGGCGGGTTTAGCTTCATCCGTGCTCTTCGCAGTGTGGACCTAACTGGCAGTCCCGTCACCTATTTTACTCCTGACCTCTTTCAAGGCTTGACATCGCTTGAGAGAGTCATCAGCCCAAACTACAGACTCTGCTGTAAGCGATTGCTGCCCGAGACCTTTGACGTGCAACAGTGCTTTGCCCCACAGAACGAAATTTCTTCATGCGAAGACCTTTTGCGATCAGAAGCGTACCGTGGGTGCCTGTGGCTCATCAGCTTGATGTCCGTGGTCGGGAACTCGCTTTCCTTCATCATGCGAACCTGTGTGCTCAGGGCGGTCTCCAAGAGCGGTTTTAACGTGTTCGTCACTCACCTCAGCCTCGCCGACCTGCTAATGGGCGTGAACATGGCCATAGTGGGAACAGCTGACGGCTTGTCTCGCGGTAGCTACCTGTTCTACGAAGCCACCTGGACAAAGAGCCCTGGCTGTAGAGTGGCCGGCTGTCTGTCCCTGCTGTCCAGCGAGGTGTCGGCCCTCCTCATCCTGCTCATCACGCTGGACCGCTTCGTCGTCATCCGCTTCCCCTTCAGCCAGTTCCGTTTCGGCAAGAACTCGGCGTCCGCAGCGTGCCTGGCGACCTGGGTCATCGGCCTGGTGCTGACCACGGTGCCGCTCCTTCCCGCCACGTCACACTGGCAGTTTTACAGCCAGACTGGCATCTGCATTCCGCTTCCCGTCACCCGGCAGGAGTTCCAAGGACGGAGCTACTCGGTCGGCGTCGTCATCGTCCTCAACTTCATCCTCTTCGTCCTCGTGGCCGCGGGCCAGGCTGCCATCTACCGGTCGGTGCAGCAAAATGCCATGACCACCTCGGAGACGAGCTTCAAGTCACGTGACCTGACTGTGGCCCGCAGACTGATCACGGTTGCCGTGACGGACTTCCTGTGCTGGTTTCCCATCGGCCTCTGCGGGCTCCTAGCGCTGGTTGGAGTCCCCATCCCCGGCGAGGTCAACGTGGCCATGGCCGTCTTGGTGCTGCCGCTCAACTCGGCGCTCAACCCTTTTCTCTACACGCTCAACATGATGGCCGAAAAACGCCGGAGATTGAACGAAGAGAAGCTTCTCAAGCTTCTGGAATCCAGCTTGCAATGCACAGACGTATTGCCGGAATAA